A genomic region of Haliotis asinina isolate JCU_RB_2024 chromosome 1, JCU_Hal_asi_v2, whole genome shotgun sequence contains the following coding sequences:
- the LOC137281397 gene encoding major facilitator superfamily domain-containing protein 4B-like isoform X1, with product MAEDTSRRSKLIETLWLFWAFNHRGIQNSILGPTILDLQLLLKEDLRALSYLFFANGLGSMLGALAAGFLAPRFNLRIQLCLSLMVGSASLVAVPHVHYIVYMYTMVFILGTTSGLVITFAMLICGKMWEKTGPAFQFVACGMSTGAIITPLISKPFLCLNKTLAKDSYLTNVLPFNSSRMESVLKSVSPLQLRSQNTMCTADDTNVQWAFFVLGCCTLTAGLSQLYYWFVRRDEKQPETKPPEYVELDHYGQLTPACVFFYISLCVMYFSLSSLSATFASLLTIYGVTGPLHIAKGTMATITALFFIGSLSSRFISVFLTRVFTNYQVLITHLSGLVVVGIVFVGLGNRYPLVVWLCSFSSGYLSGPVFPGVLAWVTEVLTVHSKITSLCFLCSGAGIMLSPFVGGLLCHAFGAISFLYLVLSMVIGMGLMFSSLTVILKIQALDHTGLS from the exons ATGGCAGAAGATACCTCTCGTCGGTCCAAGCTTATCGAAACATTGTGGTTGTTCTGGGCTTTTAACCATAGG GGCATACAAAACAGTATTCTTGGCCCTACCATTCTGGACCTGCAGCTTCTTCTCAAGGAGGACCTGAGAGCTCTGTCCTATCTGTTCTTCGCCAATGGTCTGGGGTCGATGTTAGGGGCTTTGGCAGCTGGATTTCTGGCCCCAAGGTTTAATCTTCGTATCCAGCTGTGCCTTAGCCTGATGGTCGGATCGGCGTCACTGGTGGCCGTCCCGCATGTCCATTATATCGTCTACATGTACACCATGGTCTTCATACTAGGCACCACCAGCGGGCTGGTGATCACTT TTGCGATGCTTATTTGCGGAAAGATGTGGGAAAAGACAGGACCAGCGTTTCAGTTTGTTGCCTGTGGGATGTCAACAGGGGCCATCATAACTCCACTAATCTCCAAGCCATTCCTCTGTTTGAATAAGACACTCGCCAAAGACTCGTACCTGACCAACGTCTTGCCATTCAACTCAAGCAGAATGGAATCTGTGCTTAAATCGGTTAGCCCCCTTCAGCTTAGAAGTCAGAACACAATGTGTACAGCCGATGACACCAACGTACAATGGGCCTTCTTCGTTCTTGGCTGTTGCACGCTCACCGCTGGCCTGTCTCAACTGTACTACTGGTTTGTTCGCCGTGATGAGAAGCAACCGGAAACCAAACCGCCGGAGTACGTGGAGCTTGACCACTACGGGCAGTTGACACCAGCTTGTGTCTTCTTCTATATCAGTCTCTGTGTAATGTACTTCTCCCTCAGCTCCCTCTCCGCTACCTTCGCCTCCCTCTTGACCATTTACGGTGTTACAGGACCATTGCACATTGCCAAGGGAACAATGGCGACAATAACTGCTTTGTTCTTCATTGGTTCTCTTAGCTCTAGATTCATAAGTGTTTTCCTTACCCGAGTGTTTACCAATTACCAAGTACTAATAACTCACCTGTCGGGTCTAGTGGTCGTGGGCATCGTCTTCGTCGGTCTAGGAAACAGATATCCTCTTGTTGTATGGCTTTGTTCGTTTTCCTCGGGTTACCTTTCTGGGCCCGTTTTTCCTGGTGTTCTTGCATGGGTGACAGAAGTTCTGACGGTGCATTCgaaaattacctccctttgttttCTGTGTTCCGGAGCAGGTATCATGTTGTCACCATTTGTCGGGGGGCTTCTCTGTCACGCGTTTGGTGCCATAAGTTTCTTGTATTTAGTATTGAGTATGGTAATAGGAATGGGATTAATGTTTTCTTCTTTGACCGTCATTTTAAAGATCCAGGCTCTGGATCACACAGGGCTCAGTTAA
- the LOC137281397 gene encoding sodium-dependent glucose transporter 1-like isoform X2, which yields MAEDTSRRSKLIETLWLFWAFNHRGIQNSILGPTILDLQLLLKEDLRALSYLFFANGLGSMLGALAAGFLAPRFNLRIQLCLSLMVGSASLVAVPHVHYIVYMYTMVFILGTTSGLLRCLFAERCGKRQDQRFSLLPVGCQQGPS from the exons ATGGCAGAAGATACCTCTCGTCGGTCCAAGCTTATCGAAACATTGTGGTTGTTCTGGGCTTTTAACCATAGG GGCATACAAAACAGTATTCTTGGCCCTACCATTCTGGACCTGCAGCTTCTTCTCAAGGAGGACCTGAGAGCTCTGTCCTATCTGTTCTTCGCCAATGGTCTGGGGTCGATGTTAGGGGCTTTGGCAGCTGGATTTCTGGCCCCAAGGTTTAATCTTCGTATCCAGCTGTGCCTTAGCCTGATGGTCGGATCGGCGTCACTGGTGGCCGTCCCGCATGTCCATTATATCGTCTACATGTACACCATGGTCTTCATACTAGGCACCACCAGCGGGCTG TTGCGATGCTTATTTGCGGAAAGATGTGGGAAAAGACAGGACCAGCGTTTCAGTTTGTTGCCTGTGGGATGTCAACAGGGGCCATCATAA
- the LOC137281412 gene encoding sodium-dependent glucose transporter 1A-like has protein sequence MMTAISRRSKLIQTFWLFWAFNHRGIHNCILGPTLLDLQLLLQKDLDALAYLFFSSGLGSMLGALAAGFLAPKFDNRLQLFLSLAVGCVSVAAIPQVHNLFYMYFMVFVFGLTRGLVVCFVMQICGELWEKKGPPFQFVACGTSVGAILAPLIAKPFLCPYQTDPVDSVNQSKPLSLTNSTSLVHVWDSIISEQGAGMNTECTAEDTRVQWAFFVLACYMLPATLSQLYYWLFYRAIRLQQVAKTPEYVELDHQEEFKFKPIYLVFFFALFVMYILLSSLPATYSAILTVYGVTGPLRMSKDDMVTMTSLFWLGSLVCRLSSGFYTRRFSNFQVITAHLAGLVVVGIIFVSLGSRYPVALWILSPTIGYFSAPYLAGVLAWVTDFLHLHPKITSICFLASGAGNMLFPFFGGLLFNDYGSYTYLYLIFSIMLGMAVTYACLSSLAKVLPQSKDKSIDHD, from the exons ATGATGACTGCAATCTCCCGACGGTCCAAACTCATACAGACGTTCTGGCTGTTCTGGGCCTTCAACCACAGG GGCATCCACAACTGCATCCTAGGCCCTACTCTTCTGGACCTGCAGCTTCTTCTTCAGAAGGACCTAGACGCTCTGGCCTATCTGTTCTTTTCCAGCGGCCTGGGGTCCATGCTCGGGGCTCTCGCTGCTGGCTTCCTGGCCCCCAAGTTTGACAATCGCCTCCAGCTGTTCCTCAGCCTGGCGGTTGGGTGTGTCTCGGTGGCAGCCATTCCGCAGGTTCATAATCTCTTCTACATGTACTTCATGGTCTTTGTGTTCGGACTAACCCGAGGACTCGTGGTATGCT TTGTAATGCAGATATGCGGCGAGTTGTGGGAGAAGAAAGGACCACCATTCCAATTCGTGGCTTGTGGAACATCTGTAGGGGCCATTTTGGCTCCTTTAATCGCCAAGCCCTTCCTTTGCCCATATCAGACAGACCCAGTCGATTCCGTCAACCAGAGCAAACCATTGTCTCTTACCAATTCCACCAGCCTTGTGCATGTATGGGACTCTATTATTTCCGAGCAGGGTGCAGGAATGAACACTGAGTGTACGGCCGAAGATACCCGTGTGCAATGGGCCTTCTTTGTTCTGGCTTGCTATATGCTCCCCGCGACCTTGTCGCAGCTGTACTACTGGCTTTTTTACAGAGCCATCCGACTTCAGCAAGTTGCCAAGACACCAGAGTATGTAGAACTCGATCATCAAGAAGAATTCAAGTTCAAACCCATCTATCTCGTCTTCTTCTTTGCCCTGTTTGTCATGTACATTCTCCTCAGTTCGCTGCCGGCAACCTATTCCGCCATCTTAACAGTGTACGGAGTTACAGGGCCACTGCGCATGTCCAAGGATGATATGGTGACGATGACGTCACTGTTCTGGTTGGGATCACTAGTCTGCAGGCTCTCAAGTGGGTTCTATACTCGTCGGTTCTCCAACTTTCAAGTTATTACAGCTCATTTGGCAGGCCTGGTTGTCGTCGGGATCATCTTCGTCAGTCTAGGGAGCAGGTATCCTGTTGCACTGTGGATCTTATCGCCAACAATTGGTTATTTCTCCGCACCATATCTAGCTGGGGTTCTTGCGTGGGTGACTGATTTTCTACATTTGCATCCGAAAATTACTTCAATTTGTTTTCTGGCTTCCGGTGCTGGTAACATGCTATTCCCCTTCTTTGGGGGCCTCCTGTTTAATGACTATGGATCCTACACCTATCTGTATTTGATTTTCAGCATCATGCTAGGTATGGCAGTTACATATGCCTGCTTGTCCTCCCTTGCCAAGGTCCTGCCGCAGTCCAAGGACAAATCTATTGACCATGATtag